From the genome of Naumannella halotolerans, one region includes:
- the gatC gene encoding Asp-tRNA(Asn)/Glu-tRNA(Gln) amidotransferase subunit GatC, which produces MANATSANRLSAADVARLGKLARIELTTSELERLAPQLEVILESVAQVSTVAGGADIAPTSHPLPRSNVFRPDRVEPSLPAEQALSGAPAVEDERFRVPRILGEEQ; this is translated from the coding sequence GTGGCGAACGCGACTTCAGCAAACCGACTCAGCGCAGCCGATGTCGCCCGCTTGGGCAAGCTGGCACGGATCGAGTTGACCACCTCCGAACTGGAGCGGTTGGCCCCGCAGCTGGAGGTGATCCTGGAGTCCGTGGCCCAGGTCAGCACGGTGGCCGGTGGTGCCGACATCGCCCCCACCTCGCACCCCCTGCCACGGAGCAATGTCTTCCGGCCGGATCGGGTCGAGCCGTCGCTGCCGGCCGAACAGGCGTTGTCGGGCGCCCCCGCGGTAGAGGACGAGCGATTCCGCGTACCGCGGATCCTGGGGGAGGAGCAGTGA
- a CDS encoding amino acid-binding protein: MRVSLPDRPGSLGAVASVVGTVGGDIHAVEVVGRHDGHAIDDFMLALPPGTMPDELVSACTAVEGVRVLWFSRYPEGDGLEADIETLERMTASPEQAPQLLTAAAPAVFHCEWAVLVNRQTLEQVYGSDMAPDFTAESLQALGSLEELTTMELAEGWLPDWGDAVLAAAPVRADLALVVGRQGGPTFLPSELARIRHLAAMAG, encoded by the coding sequence ATGCGCGTGTCCCTGCCCGACCGACCTGGCTCCCTCGGTGCCGTCGCCTCGGTGGTCGGCACTGTCGGCGGAGACATCCACGCCGTCGAGGTGGTGGGCCGACACGACGGGCACGCGATCGATGACTTCATGCTCGCACTGCCGCCGGGAACCATGCCCGATGAGCTCGTCAGCGCCTGCACCGCCGTCGAAGGGGTACGGGTGCTGTGGTTCTCCCGCTACCCCGAGGGTGACGGCCTGGAGGCCGACATCGAGACCCTGGAGCGGATGACCGCCAGCCCCGAGCAGGCCCCTCAGCTGCTCACCGCCGCGGCACCGGCGGTGTTCCACTGCGAATGGGCGGTGCTGGTCAACCGACAGACCCTCGAACAGGTCTACGGCTCCGACATGGCGCCGGACTTCACCGCCGAATCACTGCAGGCCCTGGGCTCCCTGGAGGAGCTGACCACCATGGAGCTGGCCGAGGGGTGGCTGCCCGATTGGGGTGACGCCGTCCTGGCCGCGGCTCCGGTGCGGGCGGACCTGGCGCTGGTCGTCGGGCGTCAGGGCGGGCCGACCTTCCTGCCCTCGGAGCTGGCCCGGATCCGTCACCTGGCGGCGATGGCCGGCTGA
- a CDS encoding nucleoside deaminase, with translation MQLSSTGFALDLPGWIDAALDQVPPAVPDPTDRMRLVHTLADRNWREGNGGPFAALVAESATGRIVSVGVNVVLASGISLAHAEVMAIGTAQAALGHWDLSDTGAGSLELVVNWRPCVQCYGATLWSGVQRLVVAGSGPELESITTFDEGPMHPDWDHQFRQRGIEVVDGVLRDEALAVFSEYRRAVDTGAITVYNARNGAEA, from the coding sequence ACCCGGCTGGATCGATGCGGCACTGGATCAGGTTCCACCGGCAGTACCCGATCCCACCGACCGCATGCGGCTGGTGCACACTCTCGCCGACCGCAACTGGCGCGAAGGCAATGGTGGACCGTTCGCGGCGCTGGTGGCCGAATCCGCGACCGGACGGATCGTCTCCGTCGGCGTGAACGTCGTCCTCGCGAGCGGAATCAGCCTGGCGCACGCCGAAGTCATGGCCATCGGCACCGCGCAAGCGGCTCTCGGACACTGGGATCTTTCCGACACCGGTGCGGGATCGCTGGAACTGGTCGTGAACTGGCGCCCATGTGTGCAGTGTTACGGGGCCACACTCTGGTCCGGCGTGCAACGACTGGTCGTTGCCGGATCGGGGCCCGAGCTCGAGTCGATCACGACCTTCGATGAAGGCCCGATGCATCCGGATTGGGACCACCAGTTCCGGCAGCGCGGCATCGAGGTGGTCGACGGCGTACTGCGCGACGAGGCCCTGGCGGTGTTCTCGGAGTACCGTCGCGCGGTCGACACCGGTGCGATCACCGTCTACAACGCCCGAAACGGTGCCGAAGCATGA
- the gatB gene encoding Asp-tRNA(Asn)/Glu-tRNA(Gln) amidotransferase subunit GatB encodes MTESIMEFDTALENFDPVMGLEVHVELNTASKMFCACSTEFGAEPNSQTCPTCLALPGGMPVINGKAVESAIRIGLALNCEIAEWCRMSRKNYFYPDMPKNFQISQYDEPIAFDGHVDLEVDGEQVRIGIERAHMEEDTGKSLHVGGATGRIHGADHSLLDYNRAGVPLIEIVTKPVEGTGAKAPQVARAYVQYIRELMKALGVSHARMEQGNIRCDANVSLRPVGTTEFGTRTETKNVNSLRSVERAVAYEISRQAQVLTDGGMINQETRHWQEGEGITTAGRSKETAEDYRYFPEPDLVPIAPSREWVAELQQTLPEPPNVRLKRLAEAWQFSELELRDVVAAGAIDLIEETVTAGASPQSARKWWLSELARRANEAGVELEALAITAVQVAEIQKLVDAGTLNDKLARQVFEGVLAGEGTPAEVVQARGLAVVSDDSALGDAVDRAIEANPDVAEKIRGGKVAAAGALIGAVMKEMRGQADAGKVRELILAKLS; translated from the coding sequence ATGACCGAGTCGATCATGGAATTCGACACCGCACTGGAGAACTTCGACCCGGTGATGGGCCTGGAGGTCCATGTCGAGTTGAACACCGCGTCGAAGATGTTCTGTGCCTGCTCCACCGAGTTCGGCGCCGAGCCGAACAGCCAGACCTGTCCGACCTGCTTGGCGCTCCCCGGTGGTATGCCGGTGATCAACGGCAAGGCGGTGGAGTCGGCGATCCGGATCGGCCTGGCACTGAACTGTGAGATCGCCGAATGGTGCCGGATGTCGCGGAAGAACTACTTCTATCCCGACATGCCGAAGAACTTCCAGATCAGCCAGTACGACGAGCCGATCGCCTTCGACGGCCATGTCGACCTGGAGGTCGACGGTGAGCAGGTACGGATCGGGATCGAGCGCGCGCACATGGAGGAGGACACCGGCAAGTCGTTGCACGTCGGTGGTGCCACCGGCCGGATCCACGGTGCCGACCATTCGCTGCTGGACTACAACCGGGCCGGCGTACCGCTGATCGAGATCGTCACCAAGCCGGTCGAGGGGACCGGGGCCAAGGCGCCGCAGGTGGCGCGGGCCTATGTGCAGTACATCCGCGAGCTGATGAAGGCGCTCGGGGTCTCCCATGCACGGATGGAACAGGGCAACATCCGCTGCGACGCGAATGTGTCATTGCGCCCGGTCGGCACCACCGAGTTCGGTACCCGGACCGAGACCAAGAACGTGAACTCGCTGCGGTCGGTGGAGCGGGCGGTGGCCTATGAGATCTCCCGGCAGGCGCAGGTGCTGACCGATGGGGGCATGATCAACCAGGAGACCAGGCACTGGCAGGAGGGTGAGGGCATCACCACTGCCGGCCGGTCGAAGGAGACCGCCGAGGACTACCGGTACTTCCCCGAGCCCGACCTGGTGCCGATCGCACCGAGCCGGGAGTGGGTCGCGGAGTTGCAGCAGACGCTGCCCGAACCGCCGAACGTGCGGTTGAAGCGGCTCGCCGAGGCCTGGCAGTTCAGCGAGCTCGAGCTCCGCGATGTGGTGGCCGCCGGTGCGATCGACCTGATCGAGGAGACCGTCACCGCCGGCGCCAGCCCGCAGTCCGCCCGCAAGTGGTGGCTGTCCGAACTCGCCCGGCGGGCGAATGAGGCCGGTGTGGAGCTGGAGGCCCTGGCGATCACCGCGGTGCAGGTGGCCGAGATCCAGAAGCTGGTCGACGCAGGCACGCTGAACGACAAACTCGCCCGGCAGGTCTTCGAAGGGGTGCTGGCCGGGGAGGGTACGCCGGCCGAGGTGGTGCAGGCCCGGGGACTGGCCGTGGTCTCCGATGATTCGGCCCTCGGCGATGCCGTGGACCGGGCGATCGAGGCGAATCCGGACGTCGCGGAGAAGATCCGCGGTGGCAAGGTCGCCGCAGCCGGTGCGCTGATCGGGGCCGTGATGAAGGAGATGCGCGGACAGGCCGATGCCGGCAAGGTCCGGGAGTTGATCTTGGCCAAGCTGTCCTGA
- a CDS encoding MGMT family protein translates to MDDLLLERILGAVELIPPGRVASYGDIARVTGTSPRLVGRVMSTWGADVPWWRVVNATGDHPVRPAERWLAHWREEGIAVKASGRGCRITAHRVDLEDLHRQWEAHIARIVEDDPGRA, encoded by the coding sequence GTGGACGACCTGCTACTGGAGCGCATCCTCGGTGCGGTGGAATTGATCCCACCCGGCCGGGTGGCCAGTTACGGCGACATCGCCCGGGTGACCGGGACCAGCCCGCGGCTGGTCGGTCGGGTGATGAGCACCTGGGGAGCCGATGTTCCGTGGTGGCGGGTGGTCAACGCCACCGGTGACCATCCGGTACGTCCGGCCGAACGCTGGCTGGCGCACTGGCGCGAGGAGGGTATCGCGGTCAAGGCGAGCGGCAGGGGCTGCCGGATCACCGCACACCGGGTCGACCTGGAAGACCTGCACCGTCAGTGGGAAGCACACATCGCGAGGATCGTCGAGGACGATCCGGGCCGGGCCTGA
- the gatA gene encoding Asp-tRNA(Asn)/Glu-tRNA(Gln) amidotransferase subunit GatA, translating to MNELLDSTASRLGELVATGEVSATEIAQVHLDRIAETDEAIHAFLHVDTDGALAAAAAADERRAAAESRGPLDGVPLALKDVLTQRGVPTTAGSRILEGWRPPYSATVTQRLVDAGLVILGKTNMDEFAMGSSTENSGYGPTHNPWDLTKIPGGSGGGSAAALAARQAPLAIGTDTGGSIRQPGAVTGTVGVKPTYGGTSRYGLIALASSLDTPGPCARTVLDTALLHEVIAGHDPRDATSIDAPVPAVVEAARNGDVTGMRIGVVRELGGEGYAPGVQSKFTQTVALLESLGAEVIEVSCPNFVHALAAYYLVLPAECSSNLARFDAMRYGLRVGDDGVRSAEEVMNLTREAGFGDEVKRRIILGTYALSAGYYDAYYGSAQKVRTLIKNDFDAAFDTVDVLVSPTAPTTAFNLGERVDDPLAMYLNDLCTIPANLAGVSAGSFPVGVSADDGLPVGFQVMAPAMADDRLYTVGAALERELTDEWGLAKLEVK from the coding sequence GTGAACGAACTGCTGGACTCCACCGCCTCCCGGCTGGGCGAGTTGGTCGCGACCGGTGAGGTCAGCGCCACCGAGATCGCCCAGGTCCATCTGGACCGGATCGCCGAGACCGACGAGGCGATCCACGCCTTCCTGCATGTCGACACCGACGGCGCCCTGGCCGCCGCAGCCGCCGCCGACGAGCGACGCGCCGCCGCGGAGTCCCGCGGGCCCCTGGACGGTGTACCGCTGGCGCTGAAGGATGTGCTCACCCAGCGTGGCGTACCGACGACCGCGGGGTCGCGGATCCTCGAGGGCTGGCGCCCGCCCTACAGCGCCACCGTCACCCAGCGGCTGGTCGATGCCGGGCTGGTGATCCTGGGCAAGACCAACATGGACGAGTTCGCCATGGGGTCCTCGACCGAGAACTCCGGCTACGGACCCACCCACAACCCGTGGGACCTGACCAAGATCCCCGGTGGTTCCGGCGGTGGTTCGGCCGCTGCCCTGGCCGCCCGCCAGGCGCCGTTGGCGATCGGTACCGACACCGGCGGATCGATCCGCCAACCCGGTGCGGTGACCGGTACGGTCGGGGTGAAGCCGACCTACGGCGGGACCTCCCGGTACGGTCTGATCGCCCTGGCCTCCTCGTTGGACACCCCGGGACCGTGCGCGCGCACGGTGCTCGACACCGCATTGCTGCATGAGGTGATCGCCGGTCACGATCCGCGTGATGCCACCTCCATCGACGCCCCGGTGCCGGCCGTCGTCGAGGCCGCTCGCAACGGTGACGTCACCGGAATGCGGATCGGTGTGGTCCGCGAGCTCGGCGGCGAGGGGTACGCACCCGGTGTGCAGTCGAAGTTCACCCAGACCGTCGCCTTGTTGGAGTCGCTGGGTGCGGAGGTGATCGAGGTCTCCTGCCCGAACTTCGTCCACGCGCTGGCGGCCTACTATCTGGTCCTGCCCGCGGAGTGCTCGTCCAACCTGGCCCGCTTCGATGCCATGCGCTACGGACTGCGGGTCGGCGACGACGGTGTGCGCTCGGCCGAGGAAGTGATGAACCTGACTCGTGAGGCCGGTTTCGGTGACGAGGTGAAGCGGCGGATCATCCTCGGTACGTATGCCTTGTCGGCCGGCTACTACGACGCGTACTACGGCTCGGCGCAGAAGGTGCGGACCTTGATCAAGAACGACTTCGACGCCGCCTTCGACACCGTCGATGTGTTGGTCAGCCCGACCGCGCCGACGACGGCGTTCAACCTCGGCGAGCGGGTCGACGACCCGCTGGCGATGTACCTGAACGACCTCTGCACGATCCCGGCCAACCTGGCCGGGGTCAGTGCCGGTTCCTTCCCGGTCGGTGTCAGTGCCGACGACGGCCTGCCGGTCGGTTTCCAGGTGATGGCCCCGGCGATGGCCGATGACCGCCTGTACACCGTGGGAGCGGCACTGGAACGCGAGCTGACCGATGAGTGGGGCCTGGCGAAGCTGGAGGTGAAGTGA
- the ligA gene encoding NAD-dependent DNA ligase LigA, with amino-acid sequence MNDAADRDAADTGPIQPPAADAQRHKELAEELNEHRWRYYVLDAPTISDADYDLGIRELNALEEHYPSLRTPDSPTQQVGAPPSATFAPVVHLQPMTSLDNAFEPAELDRWAERVVRTVGAQAIAESGYLCELKIDGLALDLVYEDGRLVRAATRGDGHTGEDVTANVRTIDSIPTRLLPGPDGVPALLEVRGEAFLSLAAFRALNESLVAAGKPPFANPRNSAAGSLRQKDPKVTASRALDFIAHGIGAVEGLDLPRLSTAYEVLERHGLPVSAQRRVVPDLPGVHDYIAWAGEHRHDFVHEMDGVVVKVDERRLQDQLGYTSRAPRWAIAWKYPPEEVTTKLLDIAVNVGRTGRVTPYAVMQPVVVAGSTVANATLHNASEVRRKGVLIGDTVVLRKAGDVIPEILGPVTDLRDGTERAFVMPTECPSCGTPLAPEKEGDADLRCPNQRSCPAQLRERLFALAGRYALDIEVLGWQAADALLAAGLLVDEGDLFSLTEEKLLRVPLFTTKAGALSANGHKLLANLAEAKHRPFARCLVALSIRHIGKGVAPEVASAFPSIDALAAASEEELAAVEGIGPTIAASIVAWFGVDWHRTIIDKWRAAGVEMADEPGERSDLEQTLEGLSIVITGSLPGYTRDGAAEAVTSRGAKAASSVSKKTDFVVVGDSPGSKYDKAVALKRPILDAEGFAVLIERGPEAAAEMARIEQ; translated from the coding sequence GTGAACGACGCAGCCGACAGAGACGCAGCCGACACCGGGCCGATCCAACCACCGGCCGCTGACGCCCAGCGGCACAAGGAGTTGGCCGAGGAGCTGAACGAGCATCGTTGGCGCTACTACGTACTGGATGCGCCGACGATCTCCGATGCCGACTACGACCTCGGCATCCGGGAGCTGAACGCACTGGAGGAGCACTACCCCTCCTTGCGTACCCCGGATTCGCCGACCCAGCAGGTCGGCGCCCCACCGAGTGCGACCTTCGCGCCGGTGGTGCACCTGCAGCCGATGACCAGCCTGGACAATGCCTTCGAACCGGCCGAGCTGGATCGGTGGGCGGAGCGGGTGGTGCGTACCGTCGGTGCGCAGGCGATCGCCGAGTCCGGCTACCTGTGCGAGTTGAAGATCGACGGCCTGGCCCTGGATCTGGTCTACGAGGACGGGCGACTGGTGCGTGCCGCCACCCGTGGTGACGGACACACCGGGGAGGACGTGACGGCCAATGTCCGGACCATCGACTCGATCCCCACCCGACTCCTGCCCGGCCCCGACGGGGTACCGGCCCTGCTGGAGGTCCGGGGCGAGGCGTTCTTGTCCCTGGCGGCGTTCCGGGCACTGAACGAGTCCCTGGTCGCCGCCGGCAAGCCTCCGTTCGCCAACCCACGGAACTCGGCGGCCGGTTCACTGCGGCAGAAGGACCCGAAGGTCACCGCCAGTCGCGCACTGGACTTCATCGCCCACGGGATCGGTGCGGTCGAGGGCCTCGACCTGCCCCGGTTGTCGACCGCCTACGAGGTCCTGGAACGCCACGGACTTCCGGTGTCGGCACAACGTCGGGTGGTGCCCGACCTCCCCGGGGTGCACGACTACATCGCCTGGGCCGGTGAACACCGGCACGACTTCGTGCACGAGATGGACGGGGTGGTGGTGAAGGTCGACGAACGACGTCTGCAGGACCAGCTCGGTTACACCTCCCGGGCACCGCGCTGGGCGATCGCCTGGAAGTACCCGCCGGAGGAGGTGACCACGAAACTGCTGGACATCGCCGTCAATGTCGGACGGACCGGTCGGGTGACCCCCTATGCGGTGATGCAACCGGTGGTCGTCGCCGGGTCCACGGTCGCCAACGCGACCCTGCACAATGCCTCGGAGGTACGGCGCAAAGGGGTGCTGATCGGCGACACCGTCGTGTTGCGCAAGGCCGGTGACGTGATCCCGGAGATCCTCGGTCCGGTCACCGATCTGCGTGACGGCACCGAACGCGCTTTCGTGATGCCGACCGAGTGCCCTTCCTGCGGCACACCGCTGGCACCGGAGAAGGAGGGCGATGCCGATCTGCGCTGCCCGAACCAGCGCTCCTGTCCCGCGCAACTGCGGGAACGCTTGTTCGCCCTGGCCGGACGCTACGCCCTGGACATCGAGGTGCTCGGCTGGCAGGCGGCCGATGCGCTGTTGGCCGCCGGTCTGCTGGTGGACGAGGGTGACCTGTTCTCGCTGACCGAGGAGAAGCTGCTGCGGGTGCCGCTGTTCACCACCAAGGCCGGGGCGTTGTCGGCGAACGGCCACAAACTGCTGGCCAACCTGGCCGAGGCCAAGCATCGTCCCTTCGCCCGCTGTCTGGTCGCGCTGAGCATCCGGCACATCGGCAAGGGGGTGGCGCCCGAGGTGGCCTCGGCCTTCCCGAGCATCGATGCCCTGGCGGCTGCCAGCGAGGAGGAGTTGGCCGCGGTGGAGGGGATCGGGCCGACCATCGCCGCCTCGATCGTGGCTTGGTTCGGTGTCGACTGGCACCGCACGATCATCGACAAGTGGCGCGCGGCCGGCGTGGAGATGGCCGACGAACCGGGGGAGCGCAGCGACCTGGAGCAGACCCTGGAGGGGTTGTCCATCGTGATCACCGGATCCCTGCCCGGTTACACCCGCGACGGCGCCGCCGAGGCCGTCACCTCCCGGGGAGCGAAGGCGGCCTCCTCGGTGTCGAAGAAGACCGATTTCGTGGTGGTCGGGGACTCACCGGGGTCGAAGTACGACAAGGCGGTCGCGCTGAAACGCCCGATCCTGGACGCCGAGGGTTTCGCCGTGCTGATCGAACGGGGTCCGGAGGCGGCCGCGGAGATGGCCCGGATCGAGCAGTAG
- a CDS encoding flavin reductase family protein: MAIVPPVPTDPAALRGMFAQHPDGITAVAACPDGATPVGMVVTSFSVGISFDPPLVLFSAQSSSRTWRQLAGASRLGVSVLAAQHAVAVRQLASRSGDRFAGIDIHRTESGAVFVDGARLWLECSIYSETEVGDHRLVLLEVHSASSHRTAAPLIYHDHQTLVLDTEPG; encoded by the coding sequence GTGGCAATCGTGCCGCCGGTTCCCACGGACCCGGCGGCCTTACGGGGGATGTTCGCCCAGCACCCCGACGGCATCACCGCCGTCGCTGCTTGTCCCGACGGCGCAACCCCGGTGGGAATGGTGGTCACGTCCTTCTCCGTGGGCATCTCCTTCGACCCGCCGCTGGTGCTCTTCTCAGCGCAGTCGTCATCGCGCACCTGGCGACAGCTCGCCGGTGCATCTCGACTCGGCGTATCGGTTCTCGCGGCACAACATGCCGTTGCCGTTCGCCAACTCGCCTCTCGCAGTGGAGACAGGTTCGCGGGCATCGACATCCATCGCACGGAGTCGGGCGCGGTCTTCGTCGACGGCGCACGACTGTGGCTGGAGTGTTCGATCTACAGCGAAACCGAGGTGGGCGACCACCGCTTGGTGTTGCTGGAGGTCCATTCGGCGAGCAGTCATCGGACCGCCGCTCCGTTGATCTATCACGATCACCAGACTCTCGTCCTCGACACCGAACCGGGGTGA
- a CDS encoding M20/M25/M40 family metallo-hydrolase, whose product MKLRKSSAVVAAATTAVAMAVTVPAFAAVPPNLDDLVATVSTDAVMDHLQEFQDIADANDGNRAAGEPGYEASLAYVESTLSDAGYEVERQAFSFPFEQVISSSLELDGEAVPETDAISMAYSPSTDGPITAGLAKAIDEANQGCEPTDYDASAEGAFVVVSRGTCAFAQKSESAGVAGAVGVIVYNNEAGILNGTYGSPTDAQIPGYGTTPEFGASLLEQLETAELTMDHDALVEVRDTWNLLAETPEGREDNVVVAGAHLDGVLEGAGINDNASGSAVLLETALQLRENPEIINNKVRFAFWGAEENGLLGSTHYVNDLAANDPAALENMVGYLNFDMVASPNYSVGVYDADESTYTAPVEVPEGSIQIESLFTDNFDADGQPWVDSEFSGRSDYQAFIDNGVAAGGIFSGADGSKTAEEVEMFGGTEGIPYDPNYHSPEDDIDNVSTEALDIFIPSIAEAIFTLAYDSSTVNGKYPVEEPTPTPMPTESAPSPTESAPSPTESTPPSSEPTESPSEESSESPSTAPSSSSSTDTDGDRPPLADTGAASVVIPGLLAGAALIGGGYALSRRRQ is encoded by the coding sequence ATGAAATTGCGGAAGTCCTCAGCAGTGGTGGCCGCGGCCACGACTGCCGTGGCGATGGCGGTCACCGTACCGGCCTTCGCCGCCGTACCCCCGAACCTCGACGACCTGGTCGCGACGGTGAGCACGGACGCGGTGATGGATCACCTGCAGGAATTCCAGGACATCGCCGATGCCAACGACGGCAACCGGGCCGCCGGTGAACCGGGGTACGAGGCTTCCCTCGCCTACGTCGAGAGCACCTTGAGCGATGCCGGGTACGAGGTCGAACGGCAAGCCTTCTCGTTCCCCTTCGAGCAGGTCATCTCCTCCTCCCTGGAACTCGACGGGGAGGCGGTCCCGGAGACCGATGCGATCTCCATGGCCTACTCGCCCAGCACCGACGGCCCGATCACCGCCGGTCTGGCCAAGGCCATCGACGAGGCGAACCAGGGCTGTGAGCCGACCGACTACGACGCCAGCGCCGAGGGTGCCTTCGTGGTCGTCAGCCGCGGCACCTGCGCCTTCGCCCAGAAGTCGGAATCGGCCGGAGTCGCCGGTGCGGTCGGGGTGATCGTCTACAACAACGAAGCCGGCATCCTGAACGGCACCTACGGTTCGCCGACCGACGCCCAGATCCCCGGTTACGGCACCACCCCGGAGTTCGGTGCGTCGTTGCTGGAGCAGCTCGAGACCGCCGAGCTGACCATGGACCACGACGCCCTGGTCGAGGTCCGGGACACCTGGAACCTGTTGGCCGAGACCCCGGAGGGTCGCGAGGACAACGTGGTGGTCGCCGGAGCGCACCTGGACGGTGTGCTGGAAGGCGCCGGGATCAACGACAACGCTTCGGGCAGCGCGGTGCTGCTGGAGACCGCACTGCAGTTGCGGGAGAACCCCGAGATCATCAACAACAAGGTCCGCTTCGCCTTCTGGGGCGCGGAGGAGAACGGGCTGCTCGGTTCCACCCACTACGTCAACGATCTGGCGGCGAACGATCCGGCGGCGCTGGAGAACATGGTCGGCTACCTGAACTTCGACATGGTTGCCTCGCCGAACTACAGCGTCGGGGTCTACGACGCCGATGAGTCCACCTACACCGCCCCGGTCGAGGTGCCGGAGGGCTCGATCCAGATCGAGAGCCTGTTCACCGACAACTTCGATGCCGATGGCCAGCCGTGGGTGGACTCGGAGTTCAGCGGTCGTTCGGACTACCAGGCCTTCATCGACAACGGTGTCGCCGCCGGCGGCATCTTCTCCGGTGCCGATGGTTCGAAGACCGCCGAAGAGGTGGAGATGTTCGGCGGTACCGAGGGCATTCCCTACGACCCGAACTACCACAGCCCCGAGGACGACATCGACAACGTCTCCACCGAGGCGCTGGACATCTTCATCCCGTCGATCGCCGAGGCCATCTTCACCCTGGCCTACGACTCCTCGACGGTGAACGGCAAGTACCCGGTGGAGGAGCCGACGCCGACCCCGATGCCGACCGAGTCGGCCCCGAGCCCGACCGAGTCGGCCCCGAGCCCGACCGAGTCGACGCCGCCCTCGTCCGAGCCCACCGAGAGCCCCTCGGAGGAGTCGAGCGAGAGCCCGTCCACCGCGCCCTCGAGCTCGTCCAGCACCGACACCGACGGCGATCGTCCGCCGTTGGCCGACACCGGTGCCGCCAGTGTGGTGATCCCCGGACTTCTGGCCGGTGCCGCACTGATCGGCGGAGGGTACGCGCTGAGCCGCCGGCGGCAGTGA